From Burkholderia pseudomultivorans, the proteins below share one genomic window:
- a CDS encoding sensor histidine kinase: MTHAPAFPPASDDDDPDGSRLFMSSLPPGRRERRVAIVTVLISAALFVALVPFAGRPLAPVFGFIPVYQSAIVVNDMVTAGLLLGQYAILREKALVVLAGGYLFTGFMAGTHMLTFPGLFAPTGLLGAGEQTTAWLYLFWHGGFPLTVAAYTLLRTAPRPRPVPVPRRAVIPVMLCIAAAAAATVALALLATMGHDLLPHIMRGNRMTATMSNAITFVWMLNLFALVLMWRRRRRHSVLDLWVMTVLIAWLFDLALSSMLNHGRFDLGFYAGRTYGLVASGVVLFALLFENGRLHAQTVRALAGARFQHQLVVQKSAQLNDANERLEQRVAARTAQLSASNRDLRREVGERVRAQRALQASREELREIAAISASAREAEQRRIARELHDELAQTLATLKNDLEWLLDRVPQDDASLARKIAAMHALARGAVAATRRIASDLRPLMLDDLGFAAAMQWLVEDFRHRHGIGCTLHVTPPELQLDEPYATTVFRIAQEALANVARHAAASRAEVTLVRGDGTIALTIRDDGAGFDLGAPRKSGSFGLVGLRERAYLVGGTLTIEAELGKGTKVEVDIPLASAQVAVADDEGGTSPANG, from the coding sequence ATGACGCACGCGCCCGCCTTCCCTCCCGCTTCCGACGACGACGATCCGGACGGCTCGCGCCTGTTCATGTCGTCGCTGCCGCCCGGACGACGCGAGCGGCGCGTCGCGATCGTCACCGTGCTGATCTCGGCCGCGCTGTTCGTCGCGCTCGTGCCGTTCGCCGGCCGGCCGCTCGCGCCGGTGTTCGGCTTCATTCCCGTGTATCAGTCGGCGATCGTCGTCAACGACATGGTGACGGCCGGCCTGCTGCTCGGCCAGTACGCGATCCTGCGCGAGAAGGCGCTCGTCGTGCTCGCGGGCGGCTATCTGTTCACGGGCTTCATGGCCGGCACGCACATGCTGACCTTTCCCGGGCTGTTCGCGCCGACCGGCCTGCTCGGCGCCGGCGAACAGACGACCGCGTGGCTCTACCTGTTCTGGCACGGCGGCTTTCCGCTGACGGTCGCCGCCTACACGCTGCTGCGTACGGCGCCGCGCCCGCGCCCCGTGCCGGTGCCGCGCCGCGCGGTGATTCCGGTGATGCTGTGCATCGCCGCGGCGGCGGCCGCCACCGTCGCTCTGGCGCTGCTCGCGACCATGGGCCACGACCTGCTGCCGCACATCATGCGCGGCAACCGGATGACCGCGACGATGTCGAACGCGATCACCTTCGTCTGGATGCTGAACCTGTTCGCGCTCGTGCTGATGTGGCGACGGCGCCGCCGTCATTCCGTGCTCGACCTGTGGGTGATGACGGTACTCATCGCCTGGCTGTTCGACCTCGCGCTGTCGTCGATGCTGAATCACGGGCGCTTCGATCTCGGCTTCTATGCGGGACGCACCTACGGCCTCGTCGCGTCGGGCGTCGTGCTGTTCGCGCTGCTGTTCGAAAACGGCCGCCTGCATGCGCAGACGGTGCGTGCGCTGGCGGGCGCGCGCTTCCAGCATCAGCTCGTGGTGCAGAAGAGCGCGCAACTGAACGATGCGAACGAACGCCTCGAACAGCGCGTGGCCGCGCGCACCGCGCAGCTGAGCGCGTCGAACCGCGACCTGCGGCGCGAAGTCGGCGAGCGCGTGCGTGCGCAGCGGGCTCTGCAGGCGTCGCGCGAGGAACTGCGCGAGATCGCGGCGATCAGCGCGAGCGCACGCGAGGCCGAGCAGCGCCGCATCGCGCGCGAACTGCACGACGAACTCGCGCAGACGCTCGCGACGCTGAAGAACGATCTGGAATGGCTGCTCGACCGCGTGCCGCAGGACGATGCGTCGCTGGCGCGCAAGATCGCGGCGATGCATGCGCTCGCGCGCGGCGCGGTCGCCGCGACGCGCCGCATCGCGTCGGACCTGCGTCCGCTGATGCTCGACGATCTCGGCTTCGCGGCGGCGATGCAATGGCTGGTCGAGGATTTCCGGCACCGTCACGGGATCGGCTGCACGCTGCACGTGACGCCGCCCGAACTGCAGCTCGACGAACCGTATGCGACGACGGTGTTCCGCATCGCGCAGGAAGCGCTCGCGAACGTGGCGCGGCACGCGGCCGCGTCGCGTGCGGAGGTGACGCTCGTGCGCGGCGACGGCACGATCGCGCTGACGATCCGCGACGACGGCGCGGGCTTCGATCTCGGCGCGCCGCGCAAGTCGGGTTCGTTCGGGCTGGTCGGCTTGCGCGAACGCGCGTACCTCGTGGGCGGCACCTTGACGATCGAAGCCGAGCTCGGCAAGGGAACGAAGGTCGAGGTCGATATTCCGCTGGCGTCCGCTCAGGTCGCGGTCGCCGATGACGAAGGCGGCACGTCGCCGGCGAACGGATAG
- a CDS encoding MFS transporter encodes MSATETLDPASAEEQRIMSKMARRLMPILVVMFLIAFIDRQNVGFAKLQMVHSLGMTEAAFGLASSLFFIGYLLFEVPSTLALHRYGARVWLARIMLTWGLITVLMGFTTSMPAFCALRFVLGIAEAGFYPGVIYYLTLWFPQSYRAKVLGIFTLGSALANMLGSLVGGALLSLNGVWGLAGWQWVFVATGIPAVIVAIVVFRVLPASLSDARFLDAREKQVVAAALEREKPAQAEHAQPWKALLDPRVMLFAATYMLMSTSLYGVTYWLPTLVKSFGVSSTVNGFLSMLPWALAVLLLSWLPAKLRRAKSILRTIAIVAALGALGFLLSLVLPSTPLRFVALVLGGACIPLLYPCFWSMPPRYFTGARAAASVAAINSIGNLGGFFSQNLMPFAGKVTGTAFGPMIVPIVCLALLGIGALVAWTRSERALATAQA; translated from the coding sequence GTGAGCGCCACCGAAACCCTGGACCCTGCGTCCGCCGAAGAACAGCGCATCATGTCGAAGATGGCGCGGCGCCTGATGCCGATCCTCGTCGTGATGTTCCTGATCGCCTTCATCGACCGCCAGAACGTCGGCTTCGCGAAGCTGCAGATGGTGCACAGCCTCGGGATGACGGAGGCCGCGTTCGGGCTCGCATCGTCGCTGTTCTTCATCGGCTACCTGCTGTTCGAGGTACCGAGCACGCTCGCGCTGCATCGCTACGGCGCGCGCGTCTGGCTCGCGCGGATCATGCTGACGTGGGGGCTCATCACGGTGCTGATGGGCTTCACGACGTCGATGCCCGCGTTCTGCGCGCTGCGCTTCGTGCTCGGCATCGCCGAGGCCGGGTTCTATCCGGGCGTCATCTATTACCTGACGCTGTGGTTTCCGCAGAGCTATCGCGCGAAGGTGCTCGGCATCTTCACGCTGGGCAGCGCGCTCGCGAACATGCTCGGCTCGCTGGTCGGCGGTGCGCTGCTGAGCCTGAACGGCGTGTGGGGGCTCGCGGGCTGGCAGTGGGTGTTCGTCGCGACCGGCATTCCGGCCGTGATCGTCGCGATCGTCGTGTTCCGCGTGCTGCCGGCCTCGCTGAGCGACGCGCGTTTTCTCGATGCACGCGAGAAGCAGGTCGTCGCGGCCGCGCTCGAACGCGAGAAGCCTGCACAGGCCGAGCATGCGCAGCCGTGGAAGGCGCTGCTCGACCCGCGCGTGATGCTGTTCGCGGCGACCTACATGCTGATGTCGACGTCGCTCTACGGCGTCACGTACTGGCTGCCGACGCTGGTGAAGTCGTTCGGCGTGTCGAGCACCGTCAACGGCTTCCTGAGCATGCTGCCGTGGGCGCTCGCGGTGCTGCTGCTGTCGTGGCTGCCGGCGAAGCTGCGCCGCGCGAAGAGCATCCTGCGCACGATCGCGATCGTCGCGGCGCTCGGCGCGCTCGGCTTCCTGCTGAGCCTCGTGCTGCCTTCGACGCCGCTGCGCTTCGTCGCGCTCGTGCTCGGCGGTGCATGCATTCCGCTGCTGTATCCGTGCTTCTGGTCGATGCCGCCGCGTTACTTCACGGGCGCGCGGGCGGCCGCGAGCGTCGCGGCGATCAACTCGATCGGCAATCTCGGCGGCTTCTTCAGCCAGAACCTGATGCCGTTCGCGGGCAAGGTGACGGGCACCGCGTTCGGGCCGATGATCGTGCCGATCGTCTGTCTGGCGCTGCTCGGAATCGGCGCGCTGGTCGCATGGACGCGCTCGGAGCGCGCGCTGGCGACCGCGCAGGCGTGA
- a CDS encoding ABC transporter substrate-binding protein yields MTTSLRRRAFVAAGLGALAAPALVRAQPRTVRISKGYGVLYLPLLVMEKQRLFERHAARHGVRDVAVEWVLLDGGNSVNDAMMAGTLDFAAAGAPGFIELWARARGIPNVEVIGISGLSTTSLSLNANRPGLATLHDFTPSDRIAVPGIRTSLSAVVLQMVASRQLGPAHFAQLDSITVNLPHPQAMQALIRRENGVTAHFTSPPFSTLELRQPGIHRVVRSVDVLGPLTLDVVFAPKRLVDAQPALAAAFLGALDEANRLIAQDPRAAAALYAASSGVGVSHDDVMQMLAAPETRFSVRPNQLMDYVDFLYLAGTIKAKPRAWHEMFAPMLDDYRSG; encoded by the coding sequence ATGACGACATCGCTGCGCCGCCGCGCGTTCGTCGCGGCCGGGCTCGGCGCGCTCGCCGCGCCGGCGCTGGTGCGTGCGCAGCCGCGCACGGTGCGGATCTCGAAGGGCTATGGCGTGCTGTACCTGCCGCTGCTCGTGATGGAGAAGCAGCGTCTGTTCGAACGACATGCGGCTCGGCACGGCGTGCGCGACGTCGCGGTCGAGTGGGTGCTGCTCGACGGCGGCAATTCCGTCAACGACGCGATGATGGCCGGCACGCTCGATTTCGCGGCCGCCGGCGCACCGGGCTTCATCGAGCTGTGGGCGCGGGCGCGCGGCATTCCGAACGTCGAGGTGATCGGCATCAGCGGGCTGTCGACGACCTCGCTGTCGCTCAACGCGAACCGTCCGGGCCTCGCGACGCTGCACGACTTCACGCCGTCCGACCGGATCGCGGTGCCGGGCATCCGCACGTCGCTGTCGGCAGTCGTGCTGCAGATGGTCGCGAGCCGGCAGCTCGGTCCCGCGCATTTCGCGCAGCTCGATTCGATCACCGTGAATCTGCCGCATCCGCAGGCGATGCAGGCGCTGATCCGCCGCGAGAACGGCGTGACCGCGCACTTCACGTCGCCGCCGTTCTCGACGCTCGAGCTGCGGCAGCCGGGCATTCATCGCGTCGTCCGTTCCGTCGACGTGCTCGGCCCGCTGACGCTCGACGTCGTGTTCGCGCCGAAGCGGCTCGTCGATGCGCAGCCCGCGCTCGCGGCCGCGTTTCTCGGCGCGCTCGACGAAGCGAACCGCCTGATCGCGCAGGATCCGCGCGCGGCGGCCGCGCTGTATGCGGCGTCGTCCGGCGTCGGCGTGTCGCACGACGACGTGATGCAGATGCTGGCCGCGCCGGAAACGCGTTTCTCGGTGCGCCCGAACCAGTTGATGGACTACGTCGATTTCCTGTATCTGGCCGGCACGATCAAGGCGAAGCCGCGCGCCTGGCACGAAATGTTCGCGCCGATGCTCGACGACTACCGCTCGGGCTGA
- a CDS encoding response regulator transcription factor — translation MRILVVEDDAEIGAAVRSRLARLGHAVDLETDGATANGLLRVERFDLVVLDVMLPGLDGFAVLRNLRASGSTTPVLLLTARSAIDDRVSGLGLGADDYLVKPFDYRELDARVQALLRRNSGHANDVLTLGGLVIDRSSRLAELDGQPLSLSRQEFALLEILASRPQRIFSKEELLNQLFSFGNEPTANAVEQYVTRVRRKLSGSSVEIRTARGMGYQIAAL, via the coding sequence ATGCGCATTCTCGTCGTTGAAGACGATGCCGAAATCGGCGCGGCGGTCCGCAGCCGCCTCGCGCGGCTCGGCCACGCGGTCGACCTCGAAACCGACGGCGCGACCGCGAACGGCCTGCTGCGCGTCGAGCGCTTCGACCTCGTCGTGCTCGACGTGATGCTGCCCGGCCTCGACGGCTTCGCGGTGCTGCGCAACCTGCGCGCCTCGGGCAGCACGACGCCGGTGCTGCTTCTCACCGCGCGCTCGGCGATCGACGACCGCGTGAGCGGCCTCGGCCTCGGCGCCGACGACTATCTGGTGAAGCCGTTCGACTATCGCGAACTCGATGCGCGCGTGCAGGCGCTGCTGCGTCGCAACAGCGGACACGCGAACGACGTGCTGACGCTCGGCGGCCTCGTGATCGACCGCAGCAGCCGGCTCGCGGAACTCGACGGCCAGCCGCTGTCGCTGTCGCGCCAGGAGTTCGCGCTGCTCGAAATCCTGGCCAGCCGGCCGCAGCGGATCTTCTCGAAGGAGGAACTGCTGAACCAGCTGTTCAGCTTCGGCAACGAGCCGACCGCGAACGCGGTCGAGCAATACGTGACGCGCGTGCGCCGCAAGCTGTCGGGCAGCTCGGTCGAGATCCGCACCGCACGCGGGATGGGGTATCAGATTGCGGCGCTTTGA
- a CDS encoding sensor histidine kinase, whose translation MRRFDWFPKTLFGRTLLFVALVVATGAFALAGIARYYAGVAAERAYDQLLAGAAIQVAENLYVQGGVLALNPPVAALSTLSRYDLVYYKVVDSRGIVVAGYNDLASPATLAAAKQGPAFANATYQGHAVRTASIARYMPEERVPGWALVTVAQTTHARQQLTNDMSFKVWTLILLMSVLAIGASGLAIRRGLRPLAQIGTIIAARDPADLRPVAVDTPSEIDAIIGAINGLMHRLAERINAMQRFIADAAHQMRTPLARLDAQIELLDGEADPARHAARLDALRATSADVGRLTGQLLNHAMVIHRTEVVPLQPVDLAALAKEVLGRTIPLAGERDVAVAFASDAPHAWIDGDAISLQEALSNVLHNALLHGHADDIVVSVASAKDAVTLTVADNGRGIPREHWEAALQPFVRIAPDGTERRTGSGLGLAIVQEVMKAHGGRVEFAFPDTGGFEVVLRFPKAARTG comes from the coding sequence TTGCGGCGCTTTGACTGGTTCCCGAAGACGCTGTTCGGACGCACGCTGCTGTTCGTCGCGCTCGTCGTCGCGACCGGCGCGTTCGCGCTGGCGGGCATCGCGCGCTATTACGCGGGCGTCGCGGCCGAGCGCGCGTACGACCAGCTGCTCGCCGGCGCGGCGATCCAGGTCGCCGAGAACCTCTATGTGCAGGGCGGCGTGCTCGCGCTGAATCCGCCGGTGGCCGCGCTGTCGACGCTGTCGCGCTACGACCTCGTCTACTACAAGGTCGTCGATTCGCGCGGCATCGTCGTGGCCGGCTACAACGACCTCGCGAGCCCCGCGACGCTCGCTGCCGCGAAGCAGGGCCCCGCGTTCGCGAACGCGACCTACCAGGGGCACGCGGTCCGCACCGCGAGCATCGCGCGCTACATGCCCGAGGAGCGCGTGCCCGGCTGGGCGCTCGTCACCGTCGCACAAACCACGCACGCGCGTCAGCAGCTGACGAACGACATGAGCTTCAAGGTCTGGACGCTGATCCTGCTGATGAGCGTGCTCGCGATCGGCGCGAGCGGCCTCGCGATCCGGCGCGGGCTGCGCCCGCTCGCGCAGATCGGCACGATCATCGCGGCGCGCGACCCGGCCGACCTGCGGCCCGTCGCGGTCGATACGCCGAGCGAGATCGACGCGATCATCGGCGCGATCAACGGGCTGATGCACCGCCTCGCGGAACGGATCAACGCGATGCAGCGCTTCATCGCCGACGCCGCGCACCAGATGCGCACGCCGCTCGCGCGGCTCGACGCGCAGATCGAGCTGCTCGACGGCGAAGCCGATCCCGCGCGCCACGCGGCGCGGCTCGATGCGCTGCGCGCGACCAGTGCGGACGTCGGCCGGCTCACCGGCCAGCTGCTCAATCACGCGATGGTGATCCATCGCACCGAGGTCGTGCCGCTGCAGCCCGTCGATCTCGCCGCGCTCGCGAAGGAAGTGCTCGGCCGCACGATCCCGCTCGCGGGCGAGCGCGACGTCGCCGTCGCGTTCGCGAGCGACGCGCCGCACGCGTGGATCGACGGCGACGCGATCAGCCTGCAGGAAGCGCTGTCGAACGTGCTGCACAACGCGCTGCTGCACGGTCATGCGGACGATATCGTGGTGTCGGTCGCGAGCGCGAAAGACGCGGTGACGCTGACCGTCGCCGACAACGGGCGCGGCATCCCGCGCGAGCATTGGGAGGCCGCATTGCAGCCGTTCGTGCGGATCGCGCCGGACGGCACCGAGCGCCGCACCGGCTCGGGCCTCGGGCTCGCGATCGTGCAGGAAGTGATGAAGGCGCATGGCGGGCGCGTCGAGTTCGCGTTTCCGGATACGGGCGGGTTTGAGGTCGTGTTGAGGTTTCCGAAGGCTGCGCGAACGGGCTAA
- a CDS encoding ABC transporter ATP-binding protein, whose translation MSTISSGSDTTMTDALLKLEHLDTFYGPVQVHFDVNVAVGRGQIVSLLGGNASGKSTTMKLILGLMRPRRGVVRFDGDDVTGLATPQRVRRGIAAVPEARRLFGDMSVRENLLMGAYTRGDRAAVADDYERVLDLFPRVRERLAQRAGTLSGGEQQMLAMARALMARPKLICMDEPTMGLSPLYVDKVLELIDTINRQGVTVFMVEQNASLALEIAHYGYVLQTGRVVLEGAAKTLLDDERVRDAYLGGEAVTA comes from the coding sequence ATGAGCACGATTTCTTCGGGATCCGATACGACCATGACCGACGCCTTGCTGAAACTCGAACATCTCGACACGTTCTACGGACCGGTGCAGGTGCATTTCGACGTGAACGTCGCAGTCGGCCGCGGGCAGATCGTCAGCCTGCTCGGCGGCAACGCGAGCGGCAAGTCGACGACGATGAAGCTGATCCTCGGGCTGATGCGGCCGCGCCGCGGCGTGGTGCGCTTCGACGGCGACGACGTGACGGGCCTCGCGACGCCGCAGCGCGTGCGGCGCGGCATCGCGGCCGTGCCGGAGGCGCGGCGGCTGTTCGGCGACATGAGCGTGCGCGAGAACCTGCTGATGGGCGCGTACACGCGCGGCGATCGCGCGGCGGTGGCCGACGACTACGAACGTGTGCTTGACCTCTTTCCGCGCGTGCGCGAACGACTCGCGCAGCGCGCCGGCACGCTGTCGGGCGGCGAGCAACAGATGCTCGCGATGGCGCGCGCGCTGATGGCGCGGCCGAAGCTGATCTGCATGGACGAGCCGACGATGGGGCTGTCGCCGCTCTACGTCGACAAGGTGCTCGAGCTGATCGATACGATCAACCGGCAGGGCGTGACGGTGTTCATGGTCGAGCAGAACGCGAGCCTCGCGCTCGAAATCGCGCACTACGGGTACGTGCTGCAGACGGGGCGCGTCGTGCTCGAAGGCGCGGCCAAGACGCTGCTCGACGACGAGCGCGTGCGCGATGCGTATCTGGGCGGCGAGGCGGTGACGGCGTGA
- a CDS encoding ABC transporter ATP-binding protein: MTTTQPSLLDVQGLTRRFDGVTALDGASLTLAEGELLSVIGPNGAGKSTLFNLIAGADRPDAGRVTFDGRDVTGAAPERLAALGLARTFQHGRVFGNLSVLDNVLIGAHARLRAARPGWPVLGAAAEVVRALLRPASVRREEAALRDEAREIVAGFGERLTPRIDHPAHSLSYANRRRVEIGRALALHPRLLLLDEPTAGMNETETAEMLELIRSLKARGLTILLIEHKLELVMRVSDRVMVLDNGVKIAEGAPRDVRHDPRVIEAYLGRRHAGGTPADRAAQAAA, from the coding sequence ATGACCACCACCCAACCGTCCTTGCTCGACGTCCAGGGGTTGACGCGCCGCTTCGACGGCGTCACGGCGCTCGACGGCGCGAGCCTGACGCTGGCCGAAGGCGAACTGCTGAGCGTGATCGGACCGAACGGCGCGGGCAAGTCGACGCTGTTCAATTTGATCGCGGGCGCGGACCGGCCCGATGCCGGGCGCGTGACGTTCGACGGCCGCGACGTCACGGGCGCGGCGCCCGAACGGCTCGCCGCGCTCGGACTCGCGCGCACGTTCCAGCATGGCCGCGTGTTCGGCAACCTCAGCGTGCTCGACAACGTGCTGATCGGCGCGCACGCGCGGCTGCGCGCGGCACGACCGGGCTGGCCCGTGCTCGGCGCGGCGGCCGAAGTTGTACGCGCGCTGCTGCGCCCGGCGTCGGTGCGGCGCGAGGAAGCGGCGCTGCGCGACGAGGCGCGCGAGATCGTCGCCGGGTTCGGCGAGCGGCTCACGCCGCGCATCGATCATCCGGCGCACAGCCTGTCGTACGCGAACCGGCGGCGCGTCGAGATCGGCCGCGCGCTCGCGCTGCATCCGCGCCTGCTGCTGCTCGACGAGCCGACGGCCGGGATGAACGAAACGGAGACCGCGGAGATGCTGGAGCTGATCCGCTCGCTGAAGGCGCGCGGCCTGACGATCCTGCTGATCGAGCACAAGCTCGAACTCGTGATGCGCGTGTCCGATCGCGTGATGGTGCTCGACAACGGCGTGAAGATCGCCGAAGGCGCGCCGCGCGACGTGCGCCACGATCCGCGCGTGATCGAAGCCTATCTCGGCCGCCGCCACGCGGGCGGCACACCGGCCGATCGCGCGGCGCAGGCGGCCGCATGA
- a CDS encoding ABC transporter permease, whose translation MASWLDYTLNGLIVGNIYALLAVGLALIFGVSHLINFAHGSVYMVGAFIGWLCLTRFGLPLPVAFAAVVVGCGALGVAIERIGLRPLRHAARIAPLLATIGISFILDQLAQLAFGADPRAVPTPLPDWHLRLGGATLGSLDLLIAGIGIAAAALLYGFLRFTRLGWAVRATAQDRDAALQMGVDVDRVNQTVFAIACALGGVSGLLVGMYYNSIDPAMGFQATLKGVVALLIGGLGNVPGAIAGSLLLGLVESYGVALFGTSYRDLFAFGLLIVFLVWRPNGLFSANRALPPEPMTGTFLAAAKALRVPRPAIVALVALAAVLPWLGASPYVLQTLTNAWLYGLLALSLTLVAGTVGQISLGHAALLVIGAYASALLSSDLGWSPAVTIPCAGAITAVLGTLLVYPAFRLRGHYVSIATLGIGEVVSLVILNWDGLTRGPLGITGIAPLPWASTAQAAYWFTLAVLVAFALVQVRLLRSHLGRTLRAVREDDVAARAHGIAPNRYKAIAFAVGGVAAGVSGGIAAHLYSYINHQTFDSQVSILALTMVILGGLGNVLGGIVGALALIGLPELFRWAADYRMLIYGLVLLLLVRFRPQGLLGTV comes from the coding sequence ATGGCATCCTGGCTCGACTACACGCTCAACGGCCTCATCGTCGGCAATATCTATGCGCTGCTCGCCGTCGGGCTCGCGCTGATCTTCGGCGTGTCGCATCTGATCAACTTCGCGCACGGTTCGGTCTATATGGTCGGCGCGTTCATCGGCTGGCTGTGCCTGACGCGCTTCGGGCTGCCGCTGCCGGTCGCATTCGCGGCGGTCGTCGTCGGCTGCGGCGCGCTCGGCGTCGCGATCGAACGGATCGGGCTGCGGCCGTTGCGTCATGCGGCGCGCATCGCGCCGCTGCTCGCGACGATCGGCATCAGCTTCATCCTCGACCAGCTCGCGCAGCTCGCGTTCGGCGCGGACCCGCGTGCGGTGCCGACGCCGCTGCCCGACTGGCATCTGCGGCTCGGCGGCGCCACGCTCGGGTCGCTCGATCTGCTGATCGCCGGCATCGGCATCGCGGCGGCCGCACTGCTGTACGGCTTCCTGCGCTTTACGCGACTCGGCTGGGCCGTGCGCGCGACGGCGCAGGATCGCGACGCGGCGCTGCAGATGGGTGTCGACGTCGACCGCGTAAACCAGACCGTGTTCGCGATCGCATGCGCGCTCGGCGGCGTGAGCGGGCTGCTGGTCGGCATGTATTACAACAGCATCGATCCGGCGATGGGCTTCCAGGCGACGCTGAAAGGCGTCGTCGCGCTGCTGATCGGCGGGCTCGGCAACGTGCCGGGCGCGATCGCGGGGAGCCTGCTGCTTGGGCTCGTCGAAAGCTACGGCGTCGCGCTGTTCGGCACGAGCTATCGCGACCTGTTCGCGTTCGGGCTGCTGATCGTGTTCCTCGTCTGGCGGCCGAACGGCTTGTTCAGCGCGAACCGCGCGCTGCCGCCCGAGCCGATGACGGGCACCTTCCTCGCGGCCGCGAAGGCGCTGCGCGTGCCGCGCCCGGCGATCGTCGCGCTGGTCGCGCTCGCGGCCGTGCTGCCCTGGCTCGGCGCATCGCCATACGTGCTGCAGACGCTGACCAACGCGTGGCTGTACGGCCTGCTCGCGCTGAGCCTGACGCTCGTCGCCGGCACGGTCGGGCAGATCTCGCTCGGCCATGCGGCGCTGCTCGTGATCGGCGCGTATGCGTCGGCGCTGCTGTCGTCGGATCTCGGCTGGTCGCCGGCCGTGACGATTCCGTGCGCGGGCGCGATCACGGCCGTGCTCGGCACGCTGCTCGTCTATCCGGCGTTCCGGCTGCGCGGTCACTACGTGTCGATCGCGACGCTCGGCATCGGCGAAGTGGTAAGCCTCGTGATCCTGAACTGGGATGGCCTCACGCGAGGGCCCCTCGGCATCACCGGCATCGCGCCGCTGCCGTGGGCGTCGACCGCGCAGGCCGCGTACTGGTTCACGTTGGCGGTGCTCGTCGCATTCGCGCTCGTGCAGGTGCGGCTGCTGCGCTCGCATCTGGGCCGCACGCTGCGCGCGGTGCGCGAGGACGACGTCGCCGCGCGCGCGCACGGGATCGCACCGAACCGCTACAAGGCGATCGCGTTCGCGGTCGGCGGTGTCGCGGCAGGCGTGAGTGGCGGCATCGCCGCGCACCTGTACAGCTACATCAATCACCAGACCTTCGATTCGCAGGTGTCGATCCTCGCGCTGACGATGGTGATTCTCGGCGGGCTCGGCAACGTGCTCGGCGGCATTGTTGGCGCGCTCGCGCTGATTGGCCTGCCCGAACTGTTCCGCTGGGCGGCCGACTACCGGATGCTGATCTACGGTCTCGTGCTGCTGCTGCTCGTCCGGTTCCGGCCGCAGGGATTGCTCGGCACGGTGTGA
- a CDS encoding ABC transporter substrate-binding protein: MNVSGNDARGAWRRVLGTVAALAAAWGLSTGTALAAGVSGEPVVVGVSGPLTGQDAQYGEQWKRGFDLALDEINGSGGIHGRPLAIDFQDSRSDPRQAVAIAQKFVADPRVVIELGDFSSATSMAASPIYQRGQLIQFGFTNSHPDFTKGGDYLWSTALSQAEEQPLLARYAVKELGFKRIAVLYLNTDWGRTSKDIFAKAAAALGAQVVAAEGYQPAEKDFRSTLVRIGESKPDSIVLISYYADGAQIVRQARTSGIALPIAAVGSVYSPKFLELGGTAVEGVYTESNFFPAEPRPEVQAFVQRYRAKFHADPDSFVARAYDALILSAEVLRRYGTTRQAAHDGFAKISDVPSVIFGKVRFDPQTRRVAGARTVYLVVKQGRWALWDGARPQLAAR; the protein is encoded by the coding sequence ATGAACGTTTCGGGGAACGACGCGCGCGGCGCATGGCGGCGCGTGCTGGGCACGGTGGCGGCGCTCGCGGCCGCCTGGGGCTTGTCGACGGGCACCGCGCTCGCGGCAGGCGTCTCGGGCGAGCCGGTCGTCGTCGGCGTGAGCGGGCCGCTCACGGGGCAGGACGCGCAATACGGCGAGCAGTGGAAGCGCGGCTTCGACCTCGCGCTCGACGAAATCAACGGCAGCGGCGGCATACACGGCCGGCCGCTCGCGATCGACTTCCAGGACAGCCGCAGCGATCCGCGTCAGGCGGTGGCGATCGCGCAGAAGTTCGTCGCCGATCCGCGCGTCGTGATCGAGCTCGGCGACTTTTCGAGCGCGACATCGATGGCCGCGTCGCCGATCTATCAGCGCGGGCAGCTGATCCAGTTCGGCTTCACGAACTCGCATCCGGACTTCACGAAGGGCGGCGACTATCTGTGGAGCACGGCGCTGAGCCAGGCCGAGGAACAGCCGCTGCTCGCGCGCTACGCCGTGAAGGAGCTCGGCTTCAAGCGGATCGCGGTGCTCTACCTGAATACCGACTGGGGCCGCACGAGCAAGGACATCTTCGCGAAGGCGGCGGCGGCGCTCGGCGCGCAGGTCGTCGCGGCCGAAGGCTATCAACCGGCCGAAAAGGATTTCCGCTCGACGCTCGTGCGGATCGGCGAGTCGAAGCCCGACTCGATCGTGCTGATCTCGTATTACGCGGACGGCGCGCAGATCGTGCGGCAGGCGCGCACCTCGGGCATCGCGCTGCCGATCGCGGCAGTCGGTTCCGTGTATTCGCCGAAGTTCCTCGAACTGGGCGGCACGGCCGTCGAAGGCGTCTACACCGAATCGAACTTCTTCCCGGCCGAACCGCGCCCGGAGGTGCAGGCGTTCGTGCAGCGCTATCGCGCGAAATTCCACGCCGATCCCGACTCGTTCGTTGCGCGCGCGTACGACGCGCTGATCCTGTCGGCCGAGGTGCTGCGCCGCTACGGCACGACGCGCCAGGCCGCGCACGACGGCTTCGCGAAGATCAGCGACGTGCCGAGCGTGATCTTCGGCAAGGTGCGCTTCGATCCGCAGACGCGCCGCGTCGCGGGCGCGCGCACCGTGTATCTCGTCGTGAAGCAGGGCCGGTGGGCGCTGTGGGACGGCGCCAGGCCGCAGCTCGCGGCACGCTGA